The sequence AGAAAACAAATGATATCCCCTTGAATTCCTTTCCGAACAAGGGTGGCGTCATTCTTGAAGTTATAGAAGGTGATGGCCTAGTATGCTCAAAATGGCATATATTGCTTTCAATCGACGTGGATTCTAATGATTTAATATCAAACTATTCAGTTACAAGTGCAGGAACATGCTTGTAGTAAACGAATTCGGCAGCCATAACAAGGCCAGTCAATCTGACCTCCGTAAACCGTCTTCTTTTTTGCAAAAAAACGCAAAAAAGCAGCCAATTCACTCCGGCAGTTGCTGGCGGCGTTAAATTTCAAGGAAGCATCGTGCAAGAATCACGGAAGCTAGAAGATTATTTGATAGGGAGACCTAAACCACGCGGGATAGATGTACTATGTGGTTTGAAGCATTTTGCAATTATCACTTACGCAGTTCCGGCGGAGAGATTTCAAGGTATATTTCCCGAGCGGTTTCAACTAGATACAGTTGAAGTAAATGGCCAGAAAATGGGGCTTTTATCCGTTGTTCCGTTTATTGATGTAGATTTCACATCAGCAGTGTTCCCATTCCCAAAATTTACAATGGGGCAAACCAATTATCGTATTTACATTATCGATAAAGAAACGGGTGAGCGCTGCGTATGGTTTTTGGGTACGACGCTGGACTCGTGGACGCTCGCGGTGCCCAGATATCTATGGAACCTTCCTTGGCATTCCGGCAAAGTCAGTTTCGAGTGTGTCTTAGATGAAACTAGTGGTTTTTACGAAAAGTACCGTATGGAAACGGTATCTGACTGGGCGGCAGCTTCGGTTGAATTGGTTCAATCAAAATATGACAAATTTGATTTTCCTGGCTTCCCCGACGTTGAGTCAGCCTTGGTTTACTTAACTCATCCTTTGGCTGGATTTTATTATCGAAGAGATAGTAAGCTCGGTACTTATCGAGTCTGGCACAAGGAGCTAGAGGTTACTCCAGCCAAGCTTGTATCGGCTAGTTTTAAGCTTTTATCTGATCTCGAAATTGTAAAAAAATCGGAGCAAAATTCACCTTATAGCGTCTTAATAGAACCCATTAATGAATTTACTATTTACTTGCCGCCCACTGTTATTGGGTAAAAAATTTAACAAGGCTGTCATAGGGACATTTTTTGCTACGTTCCGTTTTGGGGTGGCTTCGCCACTATACCCCAAAACTACACTACACAAAAAATGCCCCATACAGCGGCGTTATATTTCGGGAGTGGCGAATACTTGGAAGACATAAAATTTATTATATTTGGTTTGGTGTTCTTCCTTGTAGGAGGTGCCTTCGAATATTTTAGGCGTAATAAGCCATGTGAGAAGTGTGGCGGGAAGATGAAAGTTGTTGGCGTAAAAGATCCGCTAGGTAAGAATATTACAAAGACGACTACAATTGGGATTTCGCTGGGGTTCCCACATGATAAATTAGTCAAATTAAAGTGCAATAAATGTGGTCAAATCAAGAATGAAAAATGGAAGTCATAGTTAGCAATATTTTAAGAGTTAAATATAACAAATCCAGCCAAGCTCAGCCACTGCGTGGCTTGGACTTCCGTTACGGCGCTTCGCGCCTTCACTCCAGCCCTTGCTGGCGACGTTAGGCGAAGCTAATGAAGATCTCCTTAATAATTTTCGTACTCGCTTTATCTGGCTGTAGTTGCTTGAGCAAGATCGAGCAAGAATAACCTGAAGGCGAATTATTTATCTCAATGATGATGGTTGAAGGGGCTTTTTCCGGACCAATAAAGGGCAAGACTGGATTCGCTTTCTATATTGAGCAACCAAGAAATGTAAATACAATTGGCCCATTTCTGAATGGATACAGATATATAGACGGAAAGCTTGTAGAGGTTTTTGATCACGGCTCAAGCGCACGTGATTACATTGCTAAAATTGAGGATCTAGATTTTAAACCTTTCGATTATGAAGTTGAGCTAGAGAAGGCTGTCAAAAAAGCTCAAAATGACTATGAAATTGTGGTTTTAGGTGTTCGTGACGGCGCAAAATGGGAGCTTAAAATAAATACCCCATATGGAATGTTTGTTTTAAACAAATGGAACCCTGGCGGAGAAATCGAATTTCTAGCTCCATATAATGAGAATTTTAGTAAACTTAATGCAATTATAGAAGCTTTGGCAAACTACTATGGTTCTTACCACTTACATATGTAAAAAAGTGCCTAACAAGTTTGTCCACCCGACACCTTGTCCGTCGCTGCGTTTTGGGGTGGCTGCGCCACTGTACCCCAAAACTCCGCTATGGCCAAAGTGCGGGTGACAAAAGCGTTAGAGTTTCATTATGAAATTTATCGCGTTAATAATTTTAATATTTCCAAGCTTGGTTTTAGCCTGTTTTCCAACCGATGGAAGTGAGGTGGAGATTATCGGTACAGTAGTACCTGCTGTATATAAAACTCAAGAAATGATCGCGCACTATAGTGCCTTGGAGCTAGTAGAACCCGAATGTTTTTCACCGGATGGTGAACTTTCAGATGAAGAAGTAAAAATTGGAAAGGTTCAACTTGTGGTTCCAGAAGGCGTTGAAGTTGAGGTGGGTGGCAAATATCGGGTAAACGGTAATGCTTTTCATGGCCATACGGGCCATCATTATACAAAAATCATATTAAGTTCTAAAAATGTACAAAAACTCTAACAAGTTGCTCCTGCTGACATTTTTTCCGTTACTTCTTTTGTGCTTAATAGCACAAAATCATCCACTCCAAAAATGCAGCAGAGCAAGGCGTTATGGCGGGTTTAAATAATTTTTAAATCGTTCTAGAGTTCGTCAAAATTTGAGAGTTCTCAGTTTAGTAAGTGCCATCGTCGAGAAAGAACAAATGGTTTCACTCGGCACAAGAAAGTCGCGAAGTGGTTACAATAGAAAGCATTGGAATAAGGTGAGAGCAAAACCATTCGTTCCTTGGTTCACCGTTTAAGATTTCACTGCGAAACAAAAGTGGGTGGCTCGCATCTTCAAGGCTTTATCAAGAAGGTACGAGCTAAAATAATAGTAGTTTAAACTGGTTGGGTTTTTAATAGGCTAAAGTTCCGCGTTCGCTCCACAAAGAGCGCTATAGGAAATAAGTGCCACCCATCCATAACAAAAATAGCCACCTGACACAAATTGTGAAGCGCCTTATTTGTGTAAACGCTTCGCTTATTTTACACAAAACAGCACTCCACAATTTGTGCAGGTGCTATAGGCGTTAAGTGTCTTATGAGAATATCTCAATCTAAGAAAGAATTTTGGCTGTCATTTATTGTTTTGTTATTAGTTATGTTTTCTACGGGTGTCGCCCTACATGATTGGTTGGCTGCTATATTGGTTGTTTTTGTAACTATGTCTTTCGCAATTGGGGTGGCATTTAATAAAGATAAGCCACGTATGGCTGGTGCGTATGGTGGTGCTGTTGCGGGTTTGGGAATTTCACTACTTTTTCTATTTTTTGGTCCGATCCAGTTTTACGGCTAACCACTTAACAAGCACAGTCACGATCAGCCAGCAAAAACACGCTGGCTTGGACAGCCTACACTCCGCGCCTTTTGTGTATTCGCTGTGCTCATTTTCACACAAAAGGCGCTACATTACGGCTGCCCGTGCTGTGAGCGTTATGGTTTAGCGAGTATGAAAAGAATAATATTATTTATTGGTTTATTTTTATCGGTATCGTCTCATGCGGAGTGCCCTAAAGTATCAGTTCAAGTGAGTGAGCTAATTGCTGAGCATGTTGATAGCATTAGAGGCGGTGAATACTGTCATGCTCGACAAGTCCTATTGGCTGAGGATGTAGAAATTGTTTTGTACACTATAGAAGGGCCTTGCTATAAGCAGGAAAAATCTCCGCCTGGCAGCTGCGGAAATCATTTTTTTCGTTCTATGGTGGGTATAATCGATGGTAAGAAATACGAGAAGGTAATCGTCGGTGGTAAAGGTGTATTTCTAGCCGAGACAATTCGAATAGAAGGTGGCGTTGTTGCAATTAAAGGTTTGTCCTACTCGAACTCAGACCCAATGTGCTGCCCAAGTGTTTCTAGTACTCGTAGGTATAAATTGGATAACGGTTCATTTGTTGAGGTAAAACCATAACCAAGCTATCAAGCAGACCTCCATTCCGGTGCTTGATTTTTCGCTGGCCGCTACGCTAGCGCAAAACAATCACCTCCATTACGGCTGCTTATAGCGGCGTTATGTGCCCACAAATAAGGACGGTACCGTTTGAATAAATATTTTCTTATTATTATTTTACTTTTTCCAGTCCTAGCATTTAGCTCAGAGAATAAGATAACTATCAAGCTCGATGATCACGTGAATATTGAGCTAGAAAAAGAAAAATTCGAAGCCGCGGGAAAAAATATTGTATATTGGGATGATTCAAAGAGAGCGATAAATCTAATCGATGGTTGGCTGCTTTTTGGAACTGACGCGAATATACCCAATTATAAATTGGTGAGCGCGATAGTTACTATTAACGATGTACGTTTCAAGCTAGATGTTCGGGGAATGTACGAGCCTTGGTGGGAGGGCAACCCGCCCCAGTTTAAATTACAAAAATTTGGGAAAATATATAAATTGAGAGGACATTTTTCAGCTGGGGCCGGTAGCTACGAGGTGGAGTGGCAACTAATAGAAGAAAAATCATATAGAACGGTAATTGAGGGGAAAATATAGCTGCTATGCGAGTATCACATAACAAAGCAAACCAGCATCAGTCGCTGCGCTCCTTGGACAGCCTTGCCGTCGATTTTTTTATGCATGGCTTCGCCATTTTCGCACAAAAAAATCAACAACAAGTCTGCCGCTGTTTGCGGCGTTACGTGTCAAATCGTGCAAAGGAGTAGCAATGGAACATAATTTTGAGAGGTTGAAAGATCATATATTACCGCTTTCAAATTCAAATGATTTTCATGCTGCGAAGAATGAATGGAAGCTTGTTGGGGTTGAGATTCAAGAAGATTGGGATCATTGTCCGTGTGGTCAACGAATTAAAGAGTTGTGTTATATCCAGAATCAGTTCAATTCTAATAAAACCTATGTTGGCAACGTCTGTGTGAACCAATTCATTGGTATATCGACTGGTAATCTCTTTGATGGCCTAAAACGAATAGCCAAAGATAACTCTGCCAACGCGAATGAAGATCTAATTCTTCATGCTTACCAGCTTGGCTATATTTACGAAAAAGAATACCAGTTTTTAATGCAAACTCGCCGTAAACGTAAAATTTCGGATAAGCAGCTTGCATGGAAGCAAAAAATAAACTGGAGAATTGTTAATCAAACAGTTGTCCGTAAAAACACGTAACAAGTCAAAGCACTCGGACTCGGTAAAGCTGTCACCTTTTTTGTTCCAAAAAAGTCGCCAACTTCACCAAGCCGGTGTTTGAGGCGTTAGCTATCAGGCAGATATGAGCATTCTTAAATATATACAATCACTATTCTCGAGCGACTTATATATTCAGGTTTGGGAGAATAGGATAAAAATATCTAAAGTCGGAACGAATGATGTCTACGATGAAGAGCCGCTTATGGCGCTTAAAGATAATGCCAAGGGAGTTCCGATTGTTATTGAAATAGGTGACAAAGTTAAACGCCTGAATAAGTCTGAAATAGACAAAGTAGTTAATCCGTTTAAGCATCCTAGACTGTTAGTACATGACTTTGTCGTTGCCGAAAAAATTATTCAGCATGCTTTTAGGGAACTACACAAAACTAAATGGATTGCGCCTTCCCCGAGAGTTATTTTTCAGCCTATGGAAAAACTAGAAGGAGGGGTTACAGGCATAGAGGAGCGAGTTTATCGGGAGCTTTGCCTTGGAGCAGGTGCTAGGGAAATTTTATTACATATTGGCAAACCTCTGTCAGTATACTCACTAGATTTTAATGAATTTAAGCAGCAAAATAGCTAACAAGGCAATCCAGCATAAGCCACTACGTGGCTAGGACAGCCTAGCCGTCGCTCGTTTTGTGCATGGCTTCGCCATTTTCGCACAAAACAATCAACAACTAGTCTGCCGCTGATTGCGGCGTTAGCTATCAGGCAGATATGAGCATTCTTAAATATATACAATCACTATTCTCGAGCGACTTATATATTCAGGTTTGGGAGAATAGGATAAAAATATCTAAAGTCGGAACGAATGATGTCTACGATGAAGAGCCGCTTATGGCGCTTAAAGATAATGCCAAGGGAGTTCCGATTGTTATTGAAATAGGTGACAAAGTTAAACGCCTGAATAAGTCTGAAATAGACAAAGTAGTTAATCCGTTTAAGCATCCTAGACTGTTAGTACATGACTTTGTCGTTGCCGAAAAAATTATTCAGCATGCTTTTAGGGAACTACACAAAACTAAATGGATTGCGCCTTCCCCGAGAGTTATTTTTCAGCCTATGGAAAAACTAGAAGGAGGGGTTACAGGCATAGAGGAGCGAGTTTATCGGGAGCTTTGCCTTGGAGCAGGTGCTAGGGAAATTTTATTACATATTGGCAAACCTCTGTCAGTATACTCACTAGATTTTAATGAATTTAAGCAGCAAAATAGCTAACAAGGCAATCCAGCATAAGCCACTACGTGGCTAGGACAGCCTAGCCGTCGCTCGTTTTGTGCATGGCTTCGCCATTTTCGCACAAAACAATCAACAACTAGTCTGCCGCTGATTGCGGCGTTAGCTTTCATTGAGATGAAGAAACTTCGAACCATAATTTTATTTGTTCTTCCATTTATTTGTTGGGGGGCTTTGGCGGTTCATTTTCTGATGCAAGGAAATATATGGGCAGCCACTTTTGCTTCTTTACCATTTGTTGCATTTATATTTCTAATCATTTCTCCTTTCCGTGGCCCGGGTCACTTTGCTTTTACTAGTGAAATTGGACCCACACAGGAAGAAGAGGAGACTGATAGGCAATATCACTTAAAAATGGCAAAATGGTGGTTATTGGGTTCAATGGCTTTTCCATTCTGCATCGCGCTTTCTTTCTTGTTTAGCAAATATGAGGGCTTTGCAGTTGTAACTATGTTTGTTGGTATTATGCTCGGCATACCTTGCTTTTTAAAATTCCTTGGTAGCCTTTTTCAAGCTATAAGGGTCAAAAGCTAACAAGGCCATCTAGCATCGCGCCAGCATGCGCTGGCGCTGGACAAATTTTCCGCGGCTCGTTTTTGTGTTGTACGCTACGCTAACACAAAAACAACCCACTACAAATTTGCCGCTAATGGCGGCGTTAAGTATTAAATATGAATATCAAGACAGGCGTTGAGGTAGCAGGTGAGTCGTGGTGTGATGTGAATCTTGAATCGTTTACTTGGGGTAGTGGCGGTCGAGATGTGATATTGACTTTCCTAATGCACGAAAACCAAGTTGGAGTATTAACTTGCACCTGGGCTCATTCTATCAAATTTAATTTAACCAGTAGAATTAATGAAGGTGGATTACCATTAAGCTGGAACGCCAAAATTGAAGAAAATGATGTTAACGGTTGGGCGCTATTGTTTGATTTTTCGGACCGTGGGGTTGTGGAATTAATTTGTAATGAAATTTCACTCGAGCTACGAGTACGTACTTAACAATACGCTCAAACATCGCTTCGGCCTTCGGCCTCCACTGGACGCCCAATGCTACGCTTGTTTGTGCATTTACTTCGTAAATTATTGCACAAACCAGCTACACATTGTGCGCCGTTTAGCTCAGCGTTAGCCGTCATGAGTGCCATGAAGAAACTATTATTGTTATCAATGCTCGTGTTAAGTGGGTGTGGGGTCTATGAATGCATAGATATGAAAGTAGAGCGTGAGCCGAAACCTATTGATAAAACCATAATCGTTAGCCTTGCCTTCCAAGAGCAGGAGATGAGTATGGAATTAAAGTGCGAAGAATACTACGATGCTTTGTGCGCTGAGCGCGGAAACTACTGGGACGTTCGGGAAGTTGGTTCTGAAAAATCAGGTCAAACGAGCTCATTTAAATTTACTGATCCTAAACTAGGTAACGTAGAAGTTTCAGTCCCTTGGTGTGGCGATATTGTGAAAGGTCGTATGATTCCGCTGAACCATATATTGCCAAAAATAAATGGCGAAACATACTGGTTGGTGAGTATGGAAAATGGAGTTGGTAAATACCAAACATCAAAACATATAACCAAAACAGTCAAAGAAGCATATTTTAATTTATCAATGAGTATAAACGGAGTTCAACTTAAGTAGTGTCACAGCTAACAAAGCCATCAAATCGACAGCTTTACGCTGCGCTTCAAGCGGCAATTTATGGCGGCGTTAGGATATTTCTATCTATCAATCTAGGGGATTTATGAAAAACTTATATTTCACAATTTTTGTTTTATGTTTGTCTGGATGCGCAACTGCATATGGTAAATATGGTTTCTCAGGTGGCTATAAAGATAAGCAGTTAGATGATGGGTCTATTGAAGTTTCGTATCAGGGAAACGGTACTACTTCTCCAGAAACAGTCGAGCTATATTGGGAAAAACGAGCCGCAGAATTATGCCCAAGTGGATATGATATCGTTTCAAAAGAAAATGGTGGTCACAGTAGTTATTACCCAGTGCAAGTATTTCACCCCTTAACTGAGGGTGTTATTAAGTGCCTTGGTGATGGTTAACAGTGCAATCCTAACAAGCCGCTGTAGAAGGACAGTTTTTCCGCCGCTTAAATTTATGGCGAAAAGACTGCCATAAATCAATCAGCTCCAAAACTGCCTCTAAGCGGGGCGTTATGTGCTCTAAGTTATGATTGAAAGTGTTCTAATTATTTTAGCTGGTGTTTTTCTTATATGGATTGTTCGTTCATCTAGGGAAAAACATGCTGATGTTGCGAAACTTTCGAGTAAAGAGCGTGAACAACTGAAGCAGAATGTAAACTTGCAACCCAAAAAATATTTCGTGTTGGGTGGTTCTTTTACAGCAGTTCCATTCTGGGTTGTTATTTTGATTGTGGCTTTATTTTTAGGGGCATTAGTCCTTGGTGTTAATTCAATCACATAACAAGTTTATCAAAGATCGCCCACGAAAAAGCTGTGGGCTGGACGCGCAAAAAGCCGCGCGCCCTTTATAAAAGCGTTAAAACTCAGAGTCATTATGAGCAAGAATAAAGAATACTTACTTAGTGTTTCAACAGATAAAGATGGAAGCCAGGTTTTTATCCATGCTGACATAAATGGAATCTTGGCTTTAGAAAAAAGCATCGCATTTCTTAAGAGAAAGCTTGCTGAAAACGAGTGTGATCATGATCATTTTCATTCTGAGTCATGGGCTGGTGATGAGCTCTCCGAAACAATGTTGGAACAGGAGAAGGAGGCGGGCTGTAAACAAGTACATCACGTCAAAATATATGGATGGAATCAAGAGTGGAAAATAAATCACAATTTGTAGTACGTTTTAACAAGGTTAGCCAACCTCGCCCGCAAGCGGGCTGGACCTCCG is a genomic window of Teredinibacter purpureus containing:
- a CDS encoding DUF2071 domain-containing protein encodes the protein MQESRKLEDYLIGRPKPRGIDVLCGLKHFAIITYAVPAERFQGIFPERFQLDTVEVNGQKMGLLSVVPFIDVDFTSAVFPFPKFTMGQTNYRIYIIDKETGERCVWFLGTTLDSWTLAVPRYLWNLPWHSGKVSFECVLDETSGFYEKYRMETVSDWAAASVELVQSKYDKFDFPGFPDVESALVYLTHPLAGFYYRRDSKLGTYRVWHKELEVTPAKLVSASFKLLSDLEIVKKSEQNSPYSVLIEPINEFTIYLPPTVIG
- a CDS encoding DUF4431 domain-containing protein, producing MKFIALIILIFPSLVLACFPTDGSEVEIIGTVVPAVYKTQEMIAHYSALELVEPECFSPDGELSDEEVKIGKVQLVVPEGVEVEVGGKYRVNGNAFHGHTGHHYTKIILSSKNVQKL
- a CDS encoding rod shape-determining protein, which translates into the protein MSILKYIQSLFSSDLYIQVWENRIKISKVGTNDVYDEEPLMALKDNAKGVPIVIEIGDKVKRLNKSEIDKVVNPFKHPRLLVHDFVVAEKIIQHAFRELHKTKWIAPSPRVIFQPMEKLEGGVTGIEERVYRELCLGAGAREILLHIGKPLSVYSLDFNEFKQQNS
- a CDS encoding CC0125/CC1285 family lipoprotein encodes the protein MKNLYFTIFVLCLSGCATAYGKYGFSGGYKDKQLDDGSIEVSYQGNGTTSPETVELYWEKRAAELCPSGYDIVSKENGGHSSYYPVQVFHPLTEGVIKCLGDG
- a CDS encoding Imm32 family immunity protein; translated protein: MSKNKEYLLSVSTDKDGSQVFIHADINGILALEKSIAFLKRKLAENECDHDHFHSESWAGDELSETMLEQEKEAGCKQVHHVKIYGWNQEWKINHNL